The Gloeocapsa sp. PCC 73106 genome contains the following window.
TGTTTGCGTTTCGGCTGCTTCTCCTTCACTATCATCAAGTTTAGCAATAAAGGCAGCTTCATATCGACGTTTACGCCAAGCTTCAGCTAAATTGGCACAAACCGAGCGAGAAGACCTTCTAATTTGGTCAGTTAAGGAATATTTTTCTTCAACAGGAAACTTTTTCGATAACTCAAAAATCTTCATAGCTGCGAAAAAAGCTTTTTGATAAGATTTCAAATCTTTATGGCTTCTGATGGGTTCTTTTGTCATTTTTCGTAAGGAATCAGACCTCAACGCTTAATTATATTCGCTCAGAAGCTCCCTGCTCCCATGCAGTCTTAATAAGGGTTTTAGGCTTAACCGAGCAGTATTGAGACATGTATGACTATTCCCCCATTTGAAGATAATAGGAATTATTGCTATCGATTTAACGAAGTGGGAATCATGATGATCTTAAATGATTTTGAGTATCGTTCAACCAAAGAAAGCTGCTGCTTTTTTTTAATACGTTCTAATCTTTGTTCTTCTAAGATTTCATCAAATTTAGCAATTACTTCTTCTAGCTGTAATCTCGCTTCCTCAAAATCCAAACGTGAGCGACGTAAATTATTAATTAGTCTTGTACTAACTGAAGGATCGGGGATAGTAGGTTGATTATTCACGGTAATCTCCACTCTAGTTTAATTTCTCGGATACTTTGTTCTAAGGCAGGAATTTTCTGTTGCTTAATCAGATGGATGCTGTTCGTAAGCGGCTACAATTTTCTGTACCAAAGGATTGCGGACTACATCAGCTTGAGAAAAATGGCAAAAAGCGATTCCCTCTACATGTTTTAAGATTTTTTCAGCTACTACTAGTCCTGAATCTTGATATTTGGGTAAATCGATTTGGGTGATATCTCCCGTTACTACCATACGGGAACGATGGCCTAAACGGGTTAAGACCATTTTAAGTTGAGCTGGTGTGGTATTTTGGGCTTCGTCGACGATGATAAAAGCATTGCTCAGGGTTCGCCCTCTCATGTAAGCTAGGGGTGCGACTTCGATTTTACCCCGTTCCATCAAATCAGGAATTTTGGTTGGGTCAATAAATTCGTAGAGAGCATCGTATAGAGGACGCAGGAAAGGATCAATCTTTTGTTGTAAATCACCTGGCAGAAAACCCAGTTTTTCCCCCGCTTCTACAGCAGGACGAGTCAGAATTAAGCGATCGCATTCCTCACCTAATAAAGCTTGTACAGCTACCACCGCAGCTAAAAAGGTTTTTCCCGTACCCGCGGGACCGATACAAAAAGTCAAGTCATGCTGATGTATAGCTTGGAGATATTGACGCTGACGAAAAGTTTTAGCGCGAATCAACTCCCCGCGACGGGTTTTAGCAATGACGTCGGATTGAATCGCTTGATATTCTTCTTCTCTCCCGGTATCTAAAGCTTGAAAAGCCGTGATTAAATCGGGTTCAGTCACTGTTTGTCCTTGTTCCCAATAGGGTTTCAGGGATTCTATTATTTGTACGCACCTAGCTATGGCTTTGGTTGTTCCTTTGATTAACAACTCTTGTCCGCGCCAAATTAATTGAGCACCAGTTTTACGAGCGAGAAATTGCAGATTTTGTTCTTGAGGTCCTGTCAGGGCGATCGCGGCTGCAACATTGGGGAATTCTATCCTTTCCAATCCTTCAGTCATTAAGTTATTTTGCGTTTTTATAGGTCAATTAATCTATTGTAATTGACAGAGCAATAGACCAAACCAGCGTTGTAAGTCGGTAAATTCTTGAATAACTTGGTAGTTATTGTCTTCGAGATACCCTTTCATCGTCTCTAGATCAAATTTACGGGAAATTTCGGTTAAGATTGTTTCTCCTGCTTGAAATTCCACTTGAAAATCTAAAGCTGCTAGAGTGACAACTTGCTCGGTTTGGGAGACTAGATGCATTTCTATCTGAGATTTCAGGGGATGGTAAAAAGCTAAATGTTCAAATAAGTTTAGGTCAAAATTGCCCCGAAAACGCTGATTTAAATGCTGGAGCATATTCAGGTTAAAAGCTGCGGTTACTCCTTGACTATCGTTGTAAGCTGCTTCGATAATCCCTGGAGATTTTTGCAGATCGATACCCAAAAGTAGATAATCTCCTGTGGAGAGAGCGTTAGTAACTTGGCTAAAAAAGCGATCGCACTCCCCCTGATTAAAGTTACCTAAGGTACTTCCCAAAAAACAAATCAAGCGCTTCCAACCCGGTGATGACTCTAGTTTCTCTAAAGCTAACTCATAGGTTCCCACGAGTCCATGTATCGATAAATTCGAGTAATCCTGTAATATTTCTTTAGCACTCTCTTCCAATATGCTTCTACTGACGTCGTTGGGTACATAGACTAGGGGATAGTCTAGTTGTTGGTACGCATCTAATAAGATTCTGGTTTTACTCGAACTCCCACTACCTAGTTCGATTAATTCACAAGCACCAGTGATTTGAGCAATATCTAGAGCATATTCTTTGAGAATACCCGCTTCGGTGCGCGTTGGGTAGTATTCTGGTAAGAGACAAATTGCTTCAAAAAGTTGGGAACCTCGATCATCATAAAAGTACCGAGGTGGAAGGGATTTACGTTCTTGACTTAACCCGGCGATCGCGTCTGTATCATCTATTTTCAATAAAGTTTCATCCATGAGATAGCTGATTTGGAAGCGTTGCTGATTGGGACTTAACATTAATTTACCTCTAGTTTTGGGAGCAATTTCTCGCAACTGCAAGATACAACAATTTGGGCCCCTTTAGTTAGTACTATTGTACTAAATTCAGCCATTGTTCGATAATTTCCAGCATTTTTTTCTCGCTGATCGCTCTTAGGGTTTTTTTACCTCCCTTAATTGTCACTCTCTCTACTATCTCTGATAAGCTCTTGTAGGGGCGATTGTCAACGATCGCTTGTACTCGAAGGGGTAACTGTTGACTATATACCACTCTAAGCTTTCTACTCAGTTGCTCTATCTCTGCGTGATTAAAAAGTTGCAATGGATCTACTTTTTCTAATAATTTACCTTCTAGTTGCTCTAGTTTGGTGTTCAGTTGTCTCTGCTGTTGTTGCAATTCCTCATAAGTCTTTGTCAATCTTGTTTCTAAATTATTTAAACGAGCATCTAAGTTGTTGCTAGGGATTGAAACCGAAAGACGTAGTAATTTGATTTGCTGTTCTATAATTTCCTGGTTATCTGGCTCTAAAATAAAAGCATTGATCATTTCTCCCTGACGCAAGTCTATTTCTCTAGCTCTAACTGCAGCATAATATTCAAAATGTCCCTCTACAACATCAAAGGATTCTAAACTAGTACGATTCAAAATAATCGGATTAATTAACCCTTGTGCCTCTAAAATTAATTTAGCTAGTGCTTC
Protein-coding sequences here:
- a CDS encoding four helix bundle protein, translating into MTKEPIRSHKDLKSYQKAFFAAMKIFELSKKFPVEEKYSLTDQIRRSSRSVCANLAEAWRKRRYEAAFIAKLDDSEGEAAETQTWLDFAVECKYLEPEVGQELSGIYDEIIAILVKIINNPEPWLLKKA
- a CDS encoding PhoH family protein; protein product: MTEGLERIEFPNVAAAIALTGPQEQNLQFLARKTGAQLIWRGQELLIKGTTKAIARCVQIIESLKPYWEQGQTVTEPDLITAFQALDTGREEEYQAIQSDVIAKTRRGELIRAKTFRQRQYLQAIHQHDLTFCIGPAGTGKTFLAAVVAVQALLGEECDRLILTRPAVEAGEKLGFLPGDLQQKIDPFLRPLYDALYEFIDPTKIPDLMERGKIEVAPLAYMRGRTLSNAFIIVDEAQNTTPAQLKMVLTRLGHRSRMVVTGDITQIDLPKYQDSGLVVAEKILKHVEGIAFCHFSQADVVRNPLVQKIVAAYEQHPSD
- the egtD gene encoding L-histidine N(alpha)-methyltransferase; this encodes MLSPNQQRFQISYLMDETLLKIDDTDAIAGLSQERKSLPPRYFYDDRGSQLFEAICLLPEYYPTRTEAGILKEYALDIAQITGACELIELGSGSSSKTRILLDAYQQLDYPLVYVPNDVSRSILEESAKEILQDYSNLSIHGLVGTYELALEKLESSPGWKRLICFLGSTLGNFNQGECDRFFSQVTNALSTGDYLLLGIDLQKSPGIIEAAYNDSQGVTAAFNLNMLQHLNQRFRGNFDLNLFEHLAFYHPLKSQIEMHLVSQTEQVVTLAALDFQVEFQAGETILTEISRKFDLETMKGYLEDNNYQVIQEFTDLQRWFGLLLCQLQ